A single region of the Halichondria panicea chromosome 10, odHalPani1.1, whole genome shotgun sequence genome encodes:
- the LOC135342360 gene encoding TBC1 domain family member 23-like produces the protein MSDIEDKDDFLREIDELLGEDGDTKLSEDTDSLSNDATFGLDDLDTKLEDPPEPEQPSSKEVSPPRMPSPAKTKLDALKTALVAHEGVDTIQAIFDEGTIPSDVRIELWKDCLNVSRRPDTMGSWTGPLDTENQDIIHSQCQEQAAKVPGCGPSEVASAAENMELVITYYCKTRNIRYSPDCGWPELLVPMLALDMTRADLFNCFYAIMTKYIPRDCKVDGRPFHLFRLLLLYHDPELCSYLDTKKLAPEIYLQPWLRSLFGCVCSLEAVTVMWDHYFTERDPFFFFFLALVMIVNAKELLMEDKEVGQDGLVEIISSLPPTLSADDVDDFFTLAHHYAHKTPQSFRKDYHSLLFGSGRSLGSLATNVSHSLCLPISLQEVLEAKQNNSGSSDEGEVVKFFVVDCRPVEHFSSGHLPGSYNLDANLLLHSPNDFSVAADRLCARVKKAGPDKGEHLCFLGSGREQEDQYVNMVVAKFLQKAIPYVSLARGGFLEVLSLVGGKLASVLDDYDAHDVRTLYTEDTRHMIPRTGSEASDSDSEGYTKYKQRLATQGSRWYAGIKGKSAKLKSKFGGLLSAYKKTEPNEHVAPLGKPGKRYRNVNADVFVIADEDDENENPSRSSSEDDLEGSHKVNISLFSTSPEALHTFPALEVKDSTEYHSHLVLTADCLLVLRELSDRAGWARIKHKHKLSSILKITAKKRSPDIITFKFGTRTEDEFVINYLLRFRIPNTKKVTSAIKNHILKYQAQNSEQ, from the exons ATGTCGGACATAGAGGATAAAGACGACTTTCTCCGTGAGATAGACGAGTTGCTTGGTGAAGATGGCGACACTAAGCTTTCAGAAGACACTGATAGTCTTAGCAATGATGCTACCTTTGGCCTGGATGACCTAGATACCAAACTAGAAGATCCACCTGAACCAGAGCAGCCTAGTAGTAAGGAAGTATCTCCACCGAGGATGCCCTCCCCTGCAAAGACTAA GCTTGATGCACTCAAGACTGCTCTTGTTGCACACGAAGGGGTTGACACGATACAGGCTATCTTTGATGAGGGGACGATACCATCCGATGTAAGAATTGAGCTATGGAAGGATTGTCTGAATGTGTCACGTCGTCCTGATACTATGGGCAGTTGGACTGGACCACTAGACACAGAGAATCAGGATATCATCCACTCCCAGTGTCAGGAGCAGGCAG ccaagGTCCCTGGTTGTGGTCCCAGTGAGGTGGCCAGTGCAGCTGAGAATATGGAGCTTGTAATCACCTACTACTGTAAGACACGTAACATCCGCTACTCCCCTGACTGTGGATGGCCTGAACTGCTGGTGCCCATGCTGGCCCTGGATATGACCCGAGCTGACCTCTTCAACTGCTTCTATGCTATCATGACCAAGTATATTCCAAG ggACTGCAAGGTTGATGGACGACCGTTTCATCTTTTCCGCCTCCTCCTTCTCTATCATGACCCAGAGTTGTGCTCTTACCTTGATACTAAGAAGCTTGCTCCAGAGATCTACCTCCAGCCATGG TTGCGTAGTCTGTTTGGATGCGTGTGTAGTCTGGAGGCAGTGACTGTCATGTGGGACCACTACTTCACTGAGAGAGATCCATTCTTTTTCTTCTTCCTCGCTCTTGTAATGATTGTCAATGCCAA AGAGCTGCTCATGGAGGACAAGGAGGTTGGTCAAGATGGCCTGGTGGAGATCATCTCCTCCCTGCCCCCCACTCTCTCTGCTGATGATGTGGACGACTTCTTCACACTGGCTCACCACTACGCACACAAGACCCCTCAATCATTCAGGAAG GATTATCATAGTCTGCTGTTTGGGAGTGGGCGGAGTCTCGGTTCCCTAGCAACCAACGTCTCTCACTCTCTGTGTCtaccaatcagcttgcaggAAGTTCTCGAGGCAAAACAGAACAACAGCGGCAGCAGTGATGAG GGAGAGGTGGTCAAGTTCTTTGTGGTAGACTGTCGGCCAGTGGAGCACTTCAGCTCAGGACACCTGCCAGGATCATACAATCTAGATGCCAACCTC cTTCTTCACTCTCCAAATGATTTCTCAGTGGCGGCGGACCGACTGTGTGCCCGTGTCAAGAAGGCGGGGCCAGACAAGGGGGAGCACTTGTGTTTCCTGGGGTCTGGGAGGGAACAAGAGGACCAGTATGTCAACATGGTGGTGGCCAAGTTCCTACAGAAAGCCATCCCCTACGTCAGTCTGGCTAGGGGCGGATTCCTGG AGGTGCTGTCCTTGGTGGGGGGTAAGCTAGCCTCAGTGTTGGATGACTATGATGCTCACGATGTGCGGACTCTGTACACTGAGGACACTCGTCACATGATACCACGCACTGGCAGTGAGGCT TCTGACTCCGATTCTGAAGGCTACACGAAATACAAGCAGCGACTGGCCACTCAG GGCTCGAGATGGTATGCTGGCATCAAGGGCAAGTCAGCAAAGCTCAAGTCAAAGTTTGGAGGTCTCTTATCAGCTTATAAGAAAACTGAGCCAAA tgagcaTGTGGCTCCACTGGGCAAGCCTGGGAAGAGGTATCGCAATGTCAATGCTGATGTGTTTGTGATTGCTGACGAGGATGATGAGAATG AGAATCCAAGTCGATCTAGCTCAGAGGATGATCTAGAGGGTTCGCATAAGGTCAACATCAGTCTATTCTCCACTAGCCCTGAGGCTCTACACACGTTCCCAGCACTGGAGGTCAAGGACAGCACTGAGTATCACAG cCACCTGGTACTCACTGCTGACTGTCTACTAGTCCTGAGGGAGCTCTCTGACAGAGCCGGCTGGGCACGCATCAAACACAAGCACAAACTATCCTCCATCCTCAAAATAACTGCCAAGAAACGTAGTCCTGACATCATCACCTTCAAGTTTGGAACTCGAACAGAAGATGAATTTGTTATCAATTATCTGTTGAGATTTCGTATTCCCAACACCAAAAAAGTCACCAGTGCTATCAAGAACCACATCTTAAAATATCAAGCCCAGAACTCGGAACAATAA
- the LOC135342857 gene encoding KIF-binding protein-like, whose translation MESDLHSDLREWIADHLAADWTTVTQLRMEESKRDPPEEPFRSLYTARELLSGMRAKLDACPLKELEDFTILSCFVGLEMGLNFINTEEISSGVELFEWCIKLVEGLPSKVKTASVCMQAYNQLGIIWGNRSEQQKSLEVLLKAKAVYESHIALSPPLTSTEWLEGKPVSQDKREKDFENLHTLTLFYLAQVYGNLGQAKISAQYCQNTLSRQLETREYDAIEWTLNSVTLSQYYLGLEQFAQSRHCIASATCVLQNYLSETCEGDMEDELKEKVESVGADVSRCWTKYAITLLTCSKERQEDESESTDPPRQKLFRFDTLEVADYESLVTSDLVEGYDGAKPVFQLGQKNIEISAKYYTLETFASENVKIVQDHSCLYKLLAFFETSNEVKCRMHKRRCDMLTSVLGELNPQYFTSTCQEIMFELGDIESTRADLKIITASESPSAHGIARINKLIASGIVFYERFLKTFEDPDTRQLSENIEADSLRPVLCAKLYIARLHSKVVCGDQTGQKSQLVKSLALYSWLVSYCDQHTEKADKAFADFLPICREMVELLPRKMAADLR comes from the exons GTATGAGGGCTAAACTGGATGCCTGTCCTCTCAAAGAGCTCGAGGATTTCACTATTCTCTCGTGTTTTGTTGGACTGGAAATGGGCCTCAACTTTATCAACACTGAGGAGATCAGCTCTGGGGTAGAGTTGTTTGAATGGTGTATCAAACTAGTGGAGGGACTGCCCAGTAAAGTCAAGACTGCCTCCGTGTGTATGCAAGCATACAACCAGCTGGGGATCATTTGGGGGAACAGGAGCGAACAACAAAAATCTCTCGAGGTTCTCCTGAAAGCCAAGGCCGTGTACGAATCTCACATTGCGCTGTCtccacctttgacctctacCGAGTGGCTGGAAGGAAAACCAGTTAGCCAAGACAAACGAGAAAAGGATTTTGAGAATttgcacaccctcacactgtTTTACTTGGCGCAAGTTTACGGGAATCTCGGACAGGCGAAAATATCTGCTCAATATTGTCAGAATACGCTGAGTCGGCAACTTGAAACACGAGAGTACGATGCTATAGAATGGACTTTAAACTCTGTGACCTTATCCCAGTATTACCTTGGGCTTGAGCAATTTGCCCAATCAAGACACTGCATTGCGTCCGCTACGTGTGTGTTACAGAACTACCTGAGTGAGACTTGTGAGGGAGATATGGAAGACGAACTTAAAGAGAAAGTTGAGAGTGTTGGAGCTGACGTGTCTCGCTGTTGGACCAAGTACGCTATAACACTGTTGACCTGCTCTAAAGAACGACAAGAAGATGAGTCAGAATCAACTGATCCTCCACGACAAAAATTATTTCGTTTTGACACTCTCGAGGTGGCTGATTATGAGAGTTtggtgacctctgacctcgtGGAAGGCTACGATGGAGCAAAACCTGTATTCCAACTTGGACAAAAAAATATCGAAATTTCTGCTAAATACTACACTCTGGAAACATTTGCATCGGAAAACGTCAAAATTGTTCAGGACCACTCGTGCTTGTACAAACTTCTTGCTTTCTTTGAGACCTCCAATGAAGTCAAGTGCCGAATGCATAAGAGGAGGTGTGACATGTTGACCTCTGTACTCGGTGAACTGAACCCTCAGTATTTCACTAGTACTTGTCAGGAGATTATGTTTGAATTGGGCGATATCGAGTCAACTAGGGCAGATCTGAAAATCATCACCGCCAGTGAATCCCCCTCTGCACATGGCATAGCAAGAATCAACAAACTGATTGCATCTGGTATCGTGTTTTACGAGCGATTTCTAAAGACATTTGAAGACCCAGACACTCGTCAACTCTCTGAGAACATTGAGGCTGATAGCCTGAGGCCAGTGCTCTGTGCCAAGCTGTATATTGCCAGGCTCCACTCGAAGGTGGTGTGTGGGGATCAAACAGGGCAG AAGTCCCAGCTAGTCAAGTCCCTGGCGCTGTACTCCTGGTTAGTGAGCTATTGTGACCAGCACACAGAGAAAGCTGACAAAGCATTTGCTGACTTCCTGCCGATATGTAGAGAGATGGTTGAGCTGCTTCCTCGCAAGATGGCCGCCGATCTCAGATAA
- the LOC135342859 gene encoding uncharacterized protein LOC135342859, which produces MSCTLKIEPHIRGHIAGCNGRVDRVGAKAEQCRDNPQNSTHMAALMETQARENRERKRQELELFKRRVRQRSTEWERTKQRQIAISNTETIASEQKITEQALKLDKTKVQRSFEVGQDIEDVCTVATLTPPAGVPSTAQLARNKLLALRGSASPKNINTDIEKTLLVHFAPSVQYEPVNTINHQNSPVHAVSKPPKNVLKLNKFTNPGHMEHIKKKQAALQYRLFRRLYSDLEREQARHKQRQLTQTQQIEALRKDKEATRRLIEDEANAFDSFSTVSTEATEDRERAREWAELVVVEERKQQLQKSKESERFAEALKARLKEKLKTKEVAALPLCSCGTTIWDADPFTCANNCPFYRNPEALEKALAAQLQSLEL; this is translated from the exons ATGAGCTGTACTTTGAAGATAGAGCCCCACATTCGCGGCCATATAGCCGGGTGCAATGGTAGAGTGGACAGAGTCGGTGCTAAGGCAGAGCAGTGCAGAGACAACCCTCAAAATTCCACTCATATGGCTGCTCTGATGGAgacacaggccagagagaacAGAGAGAGAAAGAGACAAGAACTGGAACTATTCAAGAGACGCGTCAGACAACGGTCCACTGAATGGGAGAGAACTAAACAGCGACAGATTGCTATCAGCAATACAGAAACAATCGCCTCAGAACAGAAGATTACTGAACAAGCACTAAAGTTGGACAAAACGAAG GTTCAGAGATCGTTTGAAGTTGGACAGGACATAGAAGATGTATGCACAGTGGCTACACTCACTCCACCAGCAGGAGTGCCCTCCACCGCACAACTGGCCAGGAATAAACTACTCGCTCTCAGAGGATCAGCCAGTCCAAAAAATATCAATACTGATATCGAGAAGACATTATTGGTTCATTTCGCACCCTCCGTTCAGTACGAGCCTGTGAATACAATCAATCATCAAAACTCTCCAGTTCATGCTGTATCAAAACCACCCAAAAATGTCCTCAAGTTGAACAAATTTACAAATCCTGGACACATGGAGCATATAAAGAAGAAGCAAGCTGCTCTACAGTATCGTTTATTCCGAAGATTGTACTCTGACCTCGAGAGGGAACAAGCTAGACACAAACAACGGCAACTAACTCAAACGCAACAAATAGAGGCACTAAGAAAAGACAAAGAAGCTACGAGACGACTGATTGAAGATGAAGCTAATGCGTTTGATTCGTTCTCCACTGTGAGTACTGAGGCTACTGAGGACAGGGAGAGGGCCAGGGAGTGGGCGGAGCTTGTGGTAGTGGAGGAGAGGAAGCAACAGCTGCAGAAATCCAAAGAGAGTGAGCGTTTTGCAGAAGCTTTGAAGGCAAGATTGAAGGAGAAGCTGAAGACGAAGGAAGTTGCTGCACTGCCACTGTGTTCCTGTGGCACCACTATATGGGACGCAGATCCATTCACGTGTGCTAACAACTGTCCCTTCTACAGAAACCCTGAAG CTCTGGAGAAGGCTCTTGCTGCTCAGTTACAATCATTGGAACTGTga
- the LOC135342860 gene encoding EF-hand calcium-binding domain-containing protein 9-like: MRVYYRGFLCHLKLDRSYSLLNGRDVSLALLFFKALDVRQEMAIDDVQFLAFMQVTTDLSKSKIYRVFDMLDVDRSGMIDFDEFYLLLCILLAVRDKLEKQFILRHSRTAFELLDVDGSTKISTEEFVNFGFLFNFDNGAARQIFKEFDVSGDQELDLHEFKMFAMACIDRQTEIEQKRHPTKERRGEKEGGDKEGKNGDKQGGDKERGDKQGGDKEGDKKGMRGWCVFQ; encoded by the exons ATGAGGGTATACTATAGAGGCTTCCTGTGTCACTTAAAGCTGGACAGGAGTTACAGCCTCCTCAATGGCAGAGATGTGAGCCTGGCTCTGCTGTTCTTCAAAGCTCTGGATGTGAGGCAAGAGATGGCCATCGATG ATGTCCAGTTCCTTGCCTTTATGCAAGTGACCACTGACCTCAGCAAGAGCAAGATCTATCGTGTATTTGACATGCTGGATGTGGACAGATCGGGCATGATTGACTTTGATGAGTTCTACCTCCTCCTCTGTATCCTCCTGGCAGTCAGG GACAAACTGGAGAAGCAGTTTATACTCCGCCACTCACGGACAGCGTTTGAGTTGCTTGACGTTGATGGGAGTACCAAGATCTCAACTGAAGAGTTTGTAAACTTTGGATTCCTATTCAACTTTGATAATGGAGCAGCCAGGCAGATTTTCAAAGAGTTTGATGTCTCAGGAGATCAG GAGCTTGACTTACATGAGTTCAAGATGTTTGCGATGGCGTGCATTGACAGACAGACTGAGATAGAGCAGAAGAGGCATCCAACCAAGGAGAGGCGGGGGGAAAAGGAGGGAGGAGATAAAGAAGGAAAGAATGGGGACAAACAAGGAGGAGATAAAGAAAGAGGAGACAAACAAGGAGGAGATAAAGAAGGAGACAAAAAAGGAATGAGAGGATGGTGTGTCTTTCAGTGA
- the LOC135342361 gene encoding ATP-dependent RNA helicase DHX33-like, translated as MAECQRSLLQAQRKALPIASARDALLREIRSHDCCVVVGETGSGKTTQIPQYILESGLGRKGCVGVTQPRRVAAVSIAIRVALERCCPLGQEVGYSVRFDDKSSPATKLKYLTDGMLLREAISDPLLSRYSVILLDEAHERTVHTDILFGVVKTAQKIRSEKQLKKLRIIVMSATLAAESFSNYFNKAKILYIQGRQFPVEIFYTAIKQQDYTHATVTTVLQLHEDSEKKGDILVFLTGREEIESVNSLLTLCKVMFPSDWLDMIVFPFYAALPTKKQQDAFLPARGGARKVILSTNVAETSITIPNIRYVVDCGMVKAKGYNPHIGLDLLSVQPVSKAQARQRAGRAGREAPGACYRLYTEDYFAELLNDTVPEIQRSSLSSVILQLLALGISNIVEFDFMDPPSEESLVRALEQLYLLGAIETDSSEEGVKLTALGLKMAQFPLEPSLAKTLLSAGEHGCGVEIVNIVSMLSVDSVLFTPQDKRERALESRRKFVSPDGDHLMLLKIYRAFKSVKGNKSWCHENFIHMRHMSTVMDVRRQLTELCGRVGVELGTGGAECSEGVRRALIGGLFMNIAEHAGEGKYLTHKTRQQVYIHPSSCLFHVKPHPPCVVYSELVYTSKCYMRNVSVVESDWSTTPTTPR; from the exons ATGGCCGAGTGTCAGaggtcactgttgcaggcccAGAGGAAGGCTCTACCCATTGCCTCTGCTCGAGATGCACTGCTGAGGGAGATACGATCTCACGATTGTTGTGTGGTGGTCGGGGAGACAGGCAGTGGGAAGACAACGCAAATACCACAA TATATCCTAGAGTCTGGTCTTGGTCGGAAGGGTTGTGTGGGCGTGACCCAGCCGAGGAGAGTGGCGGCTGTGAGCATTGCCATCAGAGTGGCTCTGGAGAGATGCTGTCCACTAGGACAAGAG GTTGGCTACAGTGTTAGGTTTGATGATAAGTCCTCCCCTGCTACCAAGCTCAAGTACCTCACTGATGGTATGCTGCTGAGAGAGGCCATCTCAGACCCACTACTCAGCAG GTACAGTGTTATCTTGTTGGACGAGGCTCACGAGAGAACGGTACACACCGACATTCTGTTTGGAGTGGTCAAGACTGCTCAAAAAATACGCTCTGAGAAACAACTCAAGAAGCTTCGTATCATCGTCATGTCAGCTACCCTAGCTGCCGAATCATTCTCAAACTATTTCAACAAAGCCAAGATCCTCTACATACAAGGCAGGCAGTTCCCAGTAGAGATATTCTACACGGCTATTAAGCAGCAGGACTATACACACGCCACCGTCACTACAGTGCTACAACTTCACGAAGACTCAGAGAAAAAAGGCGATATTTTAGTGTTTTTAACCGGACGAGAGGAAATTGAAAGCGTTAACTCTTTATTAACTCTATGCAAAGTTATGTTCCCTTCCGATTGGTTGGATATGATTGTATTCCCGTTCTACGCTGCCCTGCCCACTAAGAAACAACAGGATGCTTTCCTACCAGCTAGAGGGGGTGCTCGAAAGGTCATCCTCTCCACAAACGTTGCCGAGACATCAATAACCATTCCCAACATACGCTATGTGGTGGACTGTGGCATGGTGAAGGCCAAGGGCTACAATCCTCACATTGGACTGGACCTGCTCAGTGTGCAGCCCGTCTCAAAGGCTCAG GCCAGACAGAGAGCTGGTCGTGCTGGTAGGGAGGCACCTGGCGCTTGTTACCGGCTCTACACTGAGGACTACTTTGCAG aacTCCTCAACGACACTGTACCTGAGATCCAACGCTCTTCCCTCTCCTCTGTCATCCTGCAACTACTAGCTCTCGGAATCTCAAACATTGTCGAATTTGACTTTATGGACCCTCCGTCAGAAGAGTCCCTCGTGAGAGCTCTAGAGCAGCTGTATTTACTGGGGGCCATAGAAACAGACAGCTCAGAAGAGGGAGTCAAATTAACTGCTCTGGGTCTCAAAATGGCCCAGTTTCCATTAGAACCATCTCTGGCTAAGACTCTGCTATCTGCAGGGGAGCATGGATGTGGCGTGGAGATTGTGAATATTGTATCCATGTTGTCTGTTGACTCGGTCTTGTTCACTCCTCAAGATAAGAGAGAACGAGCGCTCGAGAGTAGGAGAAAGTTTGTGTCACCTGACGGAGATCATCTCATGCTGCTCAAGATATACCGTGCCTTCAAGAGTGTCAAGGGTAACAAG TCGTGGTGTCACGAGAACTTCATTCACATGCGTCACATGAGCACAGTGATGGATGTACGCCGTCAGCTGACTGAGCTGTGTGGACGCGTGGGCGTGGAGCTCGGCACTGGAGGGGCTGAGTGTAGTGAAGGTGTGAGGAGAGCTCTCATTGGTGGACTGTTTATGAACATAGCGGAGCACGCAGGAGAGGGGAAGTACCTCACG cacaagaCACGGCAGCAGGTGTACATTCACCCGAGCTCGTGTCTATTCCACgtcaagccacacccaccctgTGTAGTGTACTCGGAGCTGGTCTACACATCCAAATGCTACATGAG